Proteins found in one Triticum aestivum cultivar Chinese Spring chromosome 4D, IWGSC CS RefSeq v2.1, whole genome shotgun sequence genomic segment:
- the LOC123100401 gene encoding myb-related protein Hv33, with protein MSKAPRGPRKAVRRGPWSREEDAKLTDHIAKHGLGRWSDIPRLAGIERGGKSCRLRWLNYLRPDLKRAALSQEEEDLIIQLHSIIGNSWTLIAACLPGRTDNGVKNFWNASIKHKLRRRGIDPDTHEPMVDEGTRNGDAQHILPSHLAAGSNTCSHGALPLPDSITSYVDTDPLELQHGVVLVQPVVSSSSKVGSDPSSTGSDTGEQCPNGADRAASCSI; from the exons ATGTCGAAGGCGCCGCGCGGCCCCAGGAAGGCGGTGAGGAGAGGCCCGTGGTCGAGGGAGGAGGACGCTAAGCTGACGGACCACATCGCCAAGCATGGCCTCGGCCGCTGGAGTGATATCCCCAGGCTAGCAG GCATTGAGAGGGGCGGAAAGAGCTGCAGGCTGAGGTGGTTAAACTACCTCCGGCCGGACCTCAAGCGGGCCGCGCTCTCGCAGGAAGAGGAGGATCTCATCATCCAGCTCCACTCCATCATAGGCAACAG CTGGACTCTGATCGCGGCGTGCTTGCCGGGGCGGACGGACAACGGGGtcaagaacttctggaacgcctCCATCAAGCACAAGCTCCGCCGGCGTGGCATCGACCCGGACACCCACGAGCCGATGGTCGACGAGGGCACGAGGAACGGCGACGCCCAGCACATCCTGCCATCCCACCTTGCGGCAGGTAGCAACACGTGCAGCCATGGAGCCCTTCCGCTGCCGGACTCCATCACTAGCTACGTGGACACGGACCCGCTAGAGCTCCAGCACGGCGTTGTACTTGTACAGCCGGTGGTGTCGAGCTCCAGCAAGGTGGGCTCTGACCCGTCCAGCACCGGCTCCGACACCGGCGAGCAGTGCCCCAACGGCGCAGACAGGGCAGCCAGTTGTTCGATCTGA